In Desulfurella sp., the DNA window AATAAGTGCGCTGAGTTTGTTTGATGCAGATGTGGTTTATTGCGAAAATGTTGGTTGCGCATTTGAAGGCGCTGGCGTTATTAAAGCTGATGTTCTTGATTATATTTATAAAAATACAAATGATGCTTTAAATAAAGAACATGTAGGTGCAATCTACATTACACAAAATCCCGATAAGCTTCGCATAGTAGAAGTTTGTCCAAAAGATTCTCTTATTTTGCAAAACTGCAGATTGACATTGGATGAAAAAGAAGACTATGAGCTATACAAAATAATATATGAAAAGCTATACACTCAAAAGCATTTTATGTATTTAGAAGATATAGTTAATCTTTTAAAATCAAACCCTCAATTAACAAACATTAACAAAAATATTCAACACAAGCCACTAAATATTGAATTACAAA includes these proteins:
- a CDS encoding glycosyltransferase family protein is translated as MQKTIAIIQARMSSTRLPGKVMLDLAGKPVIWHVYNRALHSKYVSEVIVATSKDKSDDELVEFLKANSMNYYRGSLDNVLERFMDIIYDKKPKYVARITADCPHICPVWIDNQISALSLFDADVVYCENVGCAFEGAGVIKADVLDYIYKNTNDALNKEHVGAIYITQNPDKLRIVEVCPKDSLILQNCRLTLDEKEDYELYKIIYEKLYTQKHFMYLEDIVNLLKSNPQLTNINKNIQHKPLNIELQTKYTDIWKNAKKIGKFFWQDNP